A section of the Amblyomma americanum isolate KBUSLIRL-KWMA chromosome 2, ASM5285725v1, whole genome shotgun sequence genome encodes:
- the LOC144121587 gene encoding evasin P1180-like: protein MDAGAVGYFLVLFVLCEYHVLATNDVYDKREPCLIPGLKTTKGPLNSGCKIECIDGSTKSLKNGRKCLDIPLDVIKRMPNYFKFYCPLGRCKSGVCKRNNRIVVCQKFPVYWITPPGR, encoded by the exons ATGGATGCAGGAGCCGTCGGCTATTTTTTAGTCTTATTTGTACTGTGCG AATACCATGTGCTGGCCACTAACGACGTATACGACAAGAGAG AGCCGTGCCTTATTCCTGGTCTGAAGACAACGAAAGGCCCC CTTAACAGTGGTTGCAAGATTGAATGCATCGACGGAAGCACAAAGAGCCTGAAAAATGGAAGAAAATGTCTC GATATTCCACTTGACGTGATTAAGAGGATGCCAAACTATTTTAAATTCTACTGCCCTCTTGGTAGATGTAAGAGCGGAGTCTGTAAGAGGAACAACAGAATTGTGGTGTGCCAGAAATTTCCAGTATACTGGATAACTCCTCCTGGCCGCTGA